A genomic segment from Candidatus Binatia bacterium encodes:
- a CDS encoding nucleotidyltransferase domain-containing protein, protein MTDTTTAAIQAEIALIEEHEDVVTLLAVESGSRAWGFPSTDSDYDVRFIYVHRPEWYLSVDLEARRDVVERPISNDIDLSGWDVRKALKLFRKSNPPLLEWLQCPIVYQERFSFAAKLRGPVPVFYSPKATFFHYLHMAKGNVREYLRGDTVWRKKYFYVLRPLLAMRWIEQDLGPVPIEFGRLLEATVSTPELRCAIDELLELKKSGAELDEGPRMSAISEFIERELPRLEKAVSDQPQSRVAAEDLNVLFRNTLDEVWRSQPRRL, encoded by the coding sequence ATGACCGATACTACTACCGCTGCCATTCAAGCTGAAATCGCCTTGATAGAAGAACATGAGGATGTGGTGACATTGTTGGCCGTCGAGTCAGGAAGCCGCGCCTGGGGCTTTCCCTCTACCGACAGCGACTATGATGTCCGCTTTATCTACGTGCACCGGCCCGAATGGTATCTCTCCGTTGATCTGGAAGCGCGGCGGGATGTGGTCGAGCGGCCCATTAGCAACGACATTGACTTGAGCGGCTGGGACGTTCGAAAAGCCTTGAAGCTCTTTCGGAAGTCGAATCCGCCGCTGCTTGAATGGCTGCAGTGTCCTATTGTTTATCAGGAGCGATTTTCATTCGCCGCAAAGCTTCGGGGCCCGGTTCCTGTTTTTTATTCGCCCAAGGCGACCTTCTTCCATTACCTCCATATGGCCAAAGGAAACGTGCGCGAGTACTTGCGTGGAGATACCGTGTGGCGGAAAAAGTACTTTTACGTCCTGCGGCCCTTGTTGGCTATGCGCTGGATCGAGCAAGATCTCGGGCCAGTCCCAATCGAATTCGGCAGATTATTGGAAGCGACGGTTTCGACGCCTGAGCTTCGCTGCGCCATCGACGAGCTACTGGAACTAAAGAAAAGTGGAGCGGAACTCGACGAAGGTCCGAGAATGTCAGCCATCAGCGAATTCATCGAGCGCGAGCTGCCACGTCTGGAGAAAGCCGTCAGTGACCAGCCACAGTCCAGGGTGGCGGCAGAGGACTTGAATGTATTGTT
- a CDS encoding YceI family protein: MAKWFFEPRHTAAEFSVRHMMVTFVRGHFKNVHGTLVFDPANPRAASVEVAIDAAGIWTGEADRDAHLKSADFLDVEKHPKITFKGNRVELVGANEAVLTGELTIRGVTRTVPLRVQYLGQWQTPWWEDGVDKGPKTRAGFVATTSINRHDFGVSWNGTLDRGGVVVGNRVEITIDAEAILQEP; this comes from the coding sequence ATGGCTAAATGGTTTTTCGAGCCGAGACATACGGCGGCGGAGTTCAGCGTGCGTCACATGATGGTGACGTTCGTCCGCGGCCATTTTAAAAACGTTCACGGCACCCTCGTTTTCGATCCGGCGAATCCGCGGGCCGCGTCCGTCGAGGTCGCGATCGACGCTGCCGGTATTTGGACCGGGGAAGCGGACCGCGACGCTCATCTCAAGAGCGCGGATTTTCTCGACGTGGAAAAACATCCCAAGATCACCTTCAAAGGCAATCGCGTCGAGCTTGTCGGTGCGAACGAAGCCGTTCTCACGGGTGAGCTGACAATCCGCGGCGTGACCCGCACCGTGCCGCTGCGCGTTCAATATCTGGGTCAATGGCAGACTCCCTGGTGGGAAGACGGGGTGGATAAGGGGCCAAAGACGAGGGCCGGCTTTGTCGCTACGACGTCCATCAACCGGCACGACTTCGGCGTGAGCTGGAACGGGACTTTGGACAGGGGAGGTGTCGTCGTCGGCAACAGGGTTGAGATCACGATCGACGCCGAAGCGATTCTACAGGAGCCGTGA
- a CDS encoding VOC family protein → MSKINVRYIVNDVDAAIPFYTNMLGFKLEMHPAPGFASLSRGNLQLLLNRPGAGGAGQAMPEGQRPQPGGWNRIQIEVDDLEATVQKLKSAGARFRNEIVTGNGGKQILIEDPSGNPIELFQPF, encoded by the coding sequence ATGAGCAAGATAAATGTCCGATACATCGTCAACGATGTCGACGCGGCGATTCCATTCTATACGAACATGCTCGGTTTCAAGCTCGAGATGCATCCGGCGCCGGGCTTCGCGAGCCTATCGCGCGGGAATTTACAGCTATTGCTCAATAGACCCGGAGCTGGCGGAGCCGGGCAAGCGATGCCCGAAGGCCAGCGTCCTCAACCGGGCGGGTGGAACCGTATTCAGATTGAAGTCGACGATCTCGAAGCGACCGTCCAGAAGTTGAAGAGCGCAGGAGCGCGGTTTCGCAATGAGATCGTGACCGGCAACGGAGGCAAGCAGATCCTTATCGAGGATCCGTCCGGCAACCCGATCGAACTCTTCCAACCATTCTGA
- a CDS encoding amidohydrolase family protein, producing the protein MAPTNLESVKVIDADGHVRDRDADIRKFMEEPFRRRQGPLLPNDVWDSSMYGKLGLNITDVSSRLRDMDIEGIDVSVLFPTGGFGITMSPEKDYAAAFCRAYNNWVASICAESPRLKGVGLVPFQDVPAAVAETNRAVSGLGLVGVTVGTFGMKEHIGQPIYWPIYQELQRLNAPLLIHNSRQGPAGEIRFDTFLFRHTIGRPFETLLDCSALVYGGVPEKFPDLRVAFLECGCGWVPYWMDRMDEEWEKRRCEAPLLKAKPSEYMTRGNWFYATEPEESTLPYVMERIGEDGILFASDYPHWDGGFPYMVSTVMGRKDISDKQKDKIMRANPMRLYGWNG; encoded by the coding sequence ATGGCACCTACAAATCTAGAAAGCGTAAAGGTCATCGACGCCGACGGCCACGTGAGGGACCGGGACGCGGACATTCGTAAATTTATGGAAGAGCCCTTTCGCAGACGCCAGGGTCCGCTCCTTCCCAACGACGTCTGGGATTCGAGCATGTACGGAAAGCTCGGCTTGAACATCACGGATGTGTCGAGCCGCCTTCGCGACATGGACATCGAGGGGATCGATGTTTCGGTGCTTTTTCCCACCGGCGGCTTCGGCATAACGATGTCGCCGGAGAAAGACTACGCGGCGGCGTTTTGCCGGGCGTATAACAATTGGGTCGCGAGCATTTGCGCGGAAAGCCCTCGCCTCAAAGGCGTCGGTCTGGTCCCGTTCCAGGACGTGCCCGCCGCCGTTGCCGAAACGAACCGCGCCGTCAGCGGCCTCGGCCTGGTCGGAGTCACCGTCGGCACGTTCGGCATGAAAGAACATATCGGTCAGCCGATTTACTGGCCCATTTACCAAGAACTCCAAAGACTCAATGCGCCATTGCTGATTCACAACTCGCGCCAGGGACCCGCCGGTGAAATCCGCTTCGACACATTTTTATTCCGTCACACCATCGGCCGGCCTTTTGAAACGCTGCTCGATTGCAGCGCGTTGGTCTACGGAGGCGTGCCGGAAAAGTTTCCGGATTTGCGCGTCGCGTTCCTGGAGTGCGGCTGCGGTTGGGTGCCCTACTGGATGGACCGAATGGACGAGGAATGGGAAAAAAGGCGGTGCGAAGCCCCGCTGCTCAAGGCCAAACCCAGCGAGTACATGACACGAGGAAATTGGTTCTATGCCACCGAACCGGAAGAAAGCACTCTTCCCTACGTGATGGAACGGATCGGAGAAGATGGGATACTTTTCGCTTCCGACTACCCGCACTGGGACGGCGGCTTTCCGTATATGGTGTCTACGGTGATGGGCAGAAAAGATATCTCGGACAAGCAGAAGGATAAGATCATGCGCGCCAATCCCATGAGACTCTACGGTTGGAACGGCTAG
- a CDS encoding extracellular solute-binding protein, which translates to MGRVHRLSLAVLLTFASFWIRAASAATIDEVIAGAKKEGVLELHAASTLGPAGAPALAAAFNKKHGLNLKVNYHPSGNMTRDVAKIVGLAASGVAPEWYLMVVTDAHHGSLWVRKLHIPFDYKSLGVDPNAVQYDSGTVSIANQMILPAYNKKTLAVKDVPRKWDDLLDPKWKDGKLGVLSSTHHWARLAAGPWGEEKTTDFVKKLAALKPMLGRGGEIAQRLLLGEILISATMHDDQIQDQAEKQSPLVFAAEVQPVISAEYHAGVLKGALHPNAAHLFAAFLTTAEAQQFLDKHLGLSSVHVKGTRAHKFAQGKELVFMKQDKAQMIDKLSREYGKILGFD; encoded by the coding sequence ATGGGACGTGTACACCGTCTGTCGCTTGCCGTCTTATTAACCTTCGCTTCATTCTGGATCCGCGCCGCATCGGCCGCGACGATCGACGAGGTGATCGCGGGGGCAAAAAAAGAAGGCGTGCTGGAGCTTCATGCGGCTTCCACTCTGGGCCCCGCCGGCGCGCCGGCGCTCGCCGCCGCCTTCAACAAAAAACACGGCCTCAATCTGAAAGTGAACTACCATCCTTCGGGCAATATGACGCGCGACGTCGCGAAGATCGTCGGGCTCGCCGCCTCGGGCGTCGCGCCGGAATGGTACCTGATGGTCGTGACCGACGCCCATCACGGCTCGCTCTGGGTGCGCAAACTTCACATCCCGTTCGACTACAAAAGTCTCGGCGTCGATCCGAACGCCGTCCAATACGACTCCGGCACGGTGTCCATCGCCAATCAGATGATTCTTCCCGCGTACAACAAAAAAACCCTGGCCGTCAAAGACGTGCCCAGGAAATGGGACGATCTTCTCGATCCCAAGTGGAAAGACGGCAAGCTCGGCGTGCTCAGCTCGACACACCACTGGGCGCGCCTTGCCGCCGGTCCCTGGGGAGAGGAAAAGACGACCGATTTCGTCAAGAAGCTCGCCGCCTTGAAGCCAATGCTCGGCCGCGGCGGGGAAATCGCCCAGCGCCTGCTCCTGGGGGAGATTTTAATCTCCGCCACGATGCATGACGATCAGATCCAGGACCAGGCGGAAAAACAGTCTCCGCTCGTTTTCGCCGCAGAGGTGCAACCCGTTATCTCGGCCGAATACCACGCGGGAGTTCTCAAAGGCGCGCTGCACCCCAACGCCGCCCATCTGTTTGCCGCCTTTCTAACGACGGCGGAAGCCCAGCAGTTCTTAGACAAACATCTCGGGCTCAGCTCGGTTCATGTGAAAGGCACCCGGGCGCACAAGTTCGCGCAGGGAAAAGAACTGGTGTTCATGAAGCAGGACAAAGCGCAGATGATCGACAAGCTTTCCCGGGAATACGGCAAGATACTGGGCTTCGATTGA
- a CDS encoding DUF475 domain-containing protein, giving the protein MGYFRNSFLVTAAGLGLGAFLGWGTTHSWPGVLSTVFIVAVLAILEVSLSFDNAVVNAVVLKKMAPAWRRRFITWGIAIAVLGMRVVFPLAIVAIITRIDPVSALVMAVTDPDRYSRVLTGAHVTVSAFGGAFLAMVGLKHFLNHEKDVHWINVIERPLTRLGRIEAVELGLVLLLLYFVSTWLLGHERFEFLIAGIFGLVTYIAVDGVSAVLNVESEVTGEVVQSGAAAFLYLEVLDASFSFDGVIGAFALSNNLFIIGIGLGVGAMFVRSLTIMLVERETLASYRYLEHGAFYAIIALAVMMFLNAVNHIPEVVTGLIGAGFIVTAFVDSIRYNRRARSTGAA; this is encoded by the coding sequence ATGGGTTATTTTCGCAACTCATTCTTGGTTACCGCCGCCGGACTCGGTCTCGGGGCTTTTCTCGGCTGGGGTACAACCCACAGCTGGCCCGGCGTCCTATCGACCGTGTTCATCGTAGCGGTGCTGGCGATTCTCGAGGTCTCGCTGTCGTTCGACAACGCGGTCGTGAATGCCGTGGTGCTGAAGAAGATGGCTCCCGCGTGGCGGCGCCGTTTCATCACCTGGGGGATCGCCATTGCGGTGCTCGGCATGCGGGTTGTCTTTCCGCTGGCCATCGTCGCGATCATCACGCGCATCGATCCCGTTTCGGCGCTGGTGATGGCGGTCACGGACCCGGACCGCTACTCGCGCGTACTTACCGGCGCGCACGTTACCGTCTCGGCTTTCGGCGGCGCGTTCCTCGCGATGGTCGGCCTCAAACATTTTTTAAATCACGAAAAGGACGTCCACTGGATCAACGTCATCGAGCGTCCGCTGACACGCCTCGGGCGGATCGAGGCAGTGGAACTGGGCCTGGTCCTGCTACTGCTCTATTTCGTCTCGACCTGGCTTCTTGGGCACGAGCGGTTCGAATTTCTCATCGCCGGAATCTTCGGCCTCGTGACCTACATCGCAGTGGACGGCGTTTCGGCGGTGCTCAACGTGGAGTCGGAGGTCACCGGAGAAGTGGTGCAATCGGGCGCGGCGGCGTTCCTCTACCTCGAAGTGCTGGACGCGAGCTTCAGCTTCGACGGCGTGATCGGCGCCTTCGCGCTGTCGAACAACCTTTTCATCATTGGTATCGGCCTCGGCGTGGGCGCCATGTTCGTCCGGAGCCTGACGATCATGCTCGTGGAGCGCGAGACGCTCGCGTCCTATCGCTACCTCGAGCACGGCGCTTTCTACGCGATCATCGCCTTGGCGGTAATGATGTTTCTAAACGCGGTAAACCATATTCCCGAGGTTGTCACCGGGCTGATCGGAGCGGGATTCATAGTTACCGCGTTTGTGGACTCGATCCGTTACAACCGTCGTGCGCGTTCGACCGGCGCCGCGTGA
- the hrpB gene encoding ATP-dependent helicase HrpB, with product MRKTDLPIFEIEQRLLETLTTQKRLVLTAPTSSGKSTQVPQMLVNLIDGRVTVLQPRRLPTRLLAKWVAESRGVKLGAEVGYQMRLENVTSAATRICYETEGVLLRRMLADPELKGVGAIIFDEFHERHLYGDISLARALEIQQSTRPDLIIVVMSATLDVASIEKYLQPCALLSSEGRAHPVAIEYLAKPVGNAPVWELAVRELQRLVREHPRGDALVFMPGAYEIARAVQAARDALGPQFVVFPLHGELPPRDQDAAIARYDRRKVVVATNVAETSLTIDGVRLVIDNGLARIPRHDPYRGINTLLVEKISRAAADQRAGRAGRTAPGHCLRLWTAHEQSARPLQEIPEVQRLELSEVILTLKAGGVNDVKTFRWLEAPDARALERAETLLTDLGAVDGVTGAITALGRRMLGFPVHPRYARMLLAAQEYDCVRPVALIAALTQGRDLLVRQKGKQVDDARDEQFGAETESDFFVLMRAWRYADRNGYHVERCRRMGVNAQAARQVGPLFEQFLRIAKDEGLDVGEKPVTEDVIAAVQRCVLVGFSDQVAKRLDGSQRCELVHGRRGVLARESVVKAPLFVVSEVREVESGGGRERNLNVVLNLATAVKEEWLRELFPDDFKQVRAVAYDAALKRVVARNETRFRDLVLEETLADDPPAEKAAKILAREIAVGRLTLQNWNEAVEQWILRVNKLREWMPELGLPAIGEKDRAAMLEHICHGATSYSEIKDRPVLPVVKSWLSRQQQTWIEEYAPERIKLPGGRSVKVAYSLDAPPTIAARIQDLYGIKEGLWIANRRISVRIQVLAPSNRPVQVTENLALFWRETYPKLKQQLQRKYPKHEWR from the coding sequence ATGCGAAAGACGGACTTACCCATATTCGAGATCGAGCAGCGGTTACTCGAAACCCTGACGACGCAGAAGCGTTTGGTTCTAACCGCGCCGACCAGCTCGGGCAAATCGACGCAGGTGCCGCAGATGCTCGTCAATTTGATCGACGGTCGGGTGACCGTCTTGCAGCCACGCCGCCTCCCCACGCGACTCCTCGCCAAATGGGTCGCCGAGTCGCGCGGCGTGAAGCTCGGCGCCGAAGTCGGCTATCAGATGCGGCTGGAGAACGTAACCTCCGCCGCCACGCGCATCTGTTATGAGACCGAAGGTGTGCTGCTGCGCCGGATGCTGGCCGATCCTGAATTGAAGGGCGTCGGCGCGATCATCTTCGACGAATTTCACGAGCGGCATCTCTACGGTGACATCAGTCTGGCGCGCGCGCTCGAAATCCAGCAATCGACCCGGCCCGATCTCATCATCGTCGTCATGTCGGCGACGTTGGACGTCGCGTCGATAGAGAAATATCTCCAGCCGTGCGCGCTGTTGTCCTCGGAAGGACGCGCCCATCCCGTCGCCATCGAGTATCTCGCCAAGCCCGTCGGTAACGCGCCCGTATGGGAGCTTGCCGTCAGAGAGCTCCAACGCCTGGTGCGCGAGCATCCTCGAGGCGACGCGCTTGTTTTCATGCCCGGGGCGTACGAGATCGCGCGCGCCGTCCAGGCCGCGCGCGACGCGCTCGGCCCGCAGTTCGTCGTCTTTCCCTTGCACGGCGAGTTGCCGCCGCGCGATCAGGACGCGGCGATCGCGCGCTACGACAGGCGTAAGGTCGTCGTCGCGACCAACGTCGCCGAAACCTCGCTCACGATCGACGGCGTGCGCCTGGTGATCGACAACGGTTTGGCGCGTATTCCCCGCCATGACCCGTATCGCGGCATCAACACGTTGCTGGTAGAAAAAATCAGCCGCGCCGCCGCCGACCAGCGCGCCGGCCGCGCGGGACGCACCGCGCCGGGACATTGCTTGCGCTTATGGACGGCGCATGAGCAGAGCGCGCGGCCGCTCCAGGAGATCCCGGAAGTGCAGCGGCTGGAATTGTCGGAAGTCATCCTCACGCTCAAGGCCGGCGGCGTGAACGACGTGAAGACATTCCGCTGGCTGGAGGCTCCCGATGCGCGCGCGCTGGAGCGCGCCGAGACCCTGCTCACCGACCTGGGAGCGGTCGACGGCGTGACGGGCGCGATCACGGCGCTCGGACGGCGCATGCTCGGGTTTCCCGTGCATCCGCGCTACGCGCGCATGCTGCTCGCTGCCCAGGAATATGATTGTGTGCGTCCGGTCGCGTTGATCGCCGCGCTGACGCAAGGGCGGGATTTGCTCGTGCGCCAAAAAGGAAAGCAGGTTGACGACGCGCGCGACGAGCAATTCGGCGCCGAGACAGAGTCGGATTTCTTCGTGCTGATGCGCGCGTGGCGCTACGCCGACCGCAACGGGTATCACGTCGAGCGCTGTCGCCGCATGGGCGTGAACGCCCAGGCGGCGCGTCAGGTCGGACCGCTGTTCGAGCAGTTCTTGCGCATCGCCAAGGACGAGGGGTTGGACGTCGGTGAGAAGCCGGTCACGGAGGATGTGATAGCCGCCGTACAGCGCTGCGTTCTGGTCGGTTTTTCCGACCAAGTCGCAAAGCGGCTGGACGGCTCGCAACGCTGCGAACTGGTGCACGGCCGGCGCGGCGTGTTGGCGCGCGAGAGCGTCGTGAAAGCGCCGCTCTTCGTCGTCTCCGAGGTGCGCGAGGTGGAAAGCGGCGGCGGCCGGGAGCGGAACTTGAACGTGGTGCTGAATCTCGCCACGGCCGTCAAGGAAGAGTGGCTGCGCGAGCTTTTTCCGGATGATTTTAAGCAAGTTCGCGCCGTCGCATATGACGCGGCATTGAAGCGCGTCGTCGCCCGCAACGAAACTCGCTTCCGCGATCTGGTTCTGGAAGAGACGCTCGCCGACGATCCGCCGGCCGAGAAAGCGGCAAAGATTCTGGCGCGTGAGATCGCGGTCGGTCGTCTGACGCTTCAAAACTGGAACGAAGCCGTCGAGCAGTGGATCCTGCGCGTCAATAAACTGCGCGAATGGATGCCGGAGTTGGGACTCCCCGCCATCGGAGAAAAGGACCGGGCCGCCATGCTCGAGCACATTTGCCACGGCGCGACGAGCTACAGCGAAATCAAAGATCGCCCGGTTTTACCCGTCGTCAAATCATGGCTCTCGCGGCAGCAGCAGACATGGATAGAAGAGTATGCGCCCGAGCGGATTAAGTTGCCGGGCGGCCGCAGCGTGAAGGTCGCCTACTCCCTCGACGCGCCGCCGACGATTGCGGCGCGCATCCAGGATTTATACGGCATCAAAGAAGGTCTCTGGATCGCCAACCGCCGCATTTCCGTCCGCATTCAAGTTCTCGCGCCGAGCAACCGACCGGTGCAGGTGACCGAGAACCTGGCGCTTTTCTGGCGTGAAACCTATCCGAAGCTCAAACAACAACTACAACGAAAATATCCCAAGCACGAATGGCGCTGA